TCTGCCCCAAGAAAGATCCTTTTTGTCCACCTGGCAGGGCCAATAGAGCTCATTGCCAGccgtctagaaaaaagaaggggacaTTTCATGCCACCAAGTCTACTCCAATCTCAGTTTGATACTCTTGAACCTCCATGTGCGCCAGAAAACTTTATCAATGTTAGCTTGGAAAAGCCTGTTTCAGAAATAGTATCTGAAATTGAAAGACATCTTAGAAGTTTGTACTGACGTTTCGCCAGGTTTTCTTGTTTTGAAGCCTGATAACCCCAAATAAATGTTACTCTCGCATAATTTATTCTCCTGTTTAAGCaacatatttatgttttatttactaTACTTGTAGCATGAATAGAAAATTAAGCCTGCCTAGTTTTTTATTCATtatcatatttaatttaaaatatatatatcataacattgacatttattttaaaagttgcagCTGGAAGTTTAAGATAAAACAAACCCTTGGTGAGCAATCATATACTTCACATACTTGCTGAGTGAGAGAGAAGACTGCTGCTGCATTGGTAAAGTGGAATATCAGAAAACATAGCAGTATCCTTGAATCAGCTGGAAAGGACTACCATTGTAATTTAATAGTAGTAAAATGTTGTCAAAAAAA
This genomic window from Ahaetulla prasina isolate Xishuangbanna chromosome 2, ASM2864084v1, whole genome shotgun sequence contains:
- the IDNK gene encoding probable gluconokinase isoform X2 gives rise to the protein MAEGIPLTDQDRIPWLCHLHDILMREHASGQSVILACSALKKVYRCILENGEAGCQSLNNQQEEKESAPRKILFVHLAGPIELIASRLEKRRGHFMPPSLLQSQFDTLEPPCAPENFINVSLEKPVSEIVSEIERHLRSLY